GTTGAGGATTTCCCCCTGTTGCCCCTCTGTACTAAAACACACATAAATAATCTTTAGGATTTGTTTTCATTCATCCTGAGGCACCTAAAAGATTCaaactctttcttttattattattattttttttatcttttgccAGATTCAGAAACagcaaatataatatttcatttatttaggttaactttgaaatattgcattgaaaaagaggaaggaagaaaaatgcCATGTGGTGAGCTCAGAGATCTGCACATGGCTTTCCTCTAATTTCTATGCTCCATGAAACTGTAACCCAATCCACTCATTCacttaaaaccctaaactcTTCATCTGTTAAACAACACAATTGGGTTTTTTCCCCCCTTATTACTTTACCCATTTGTCCACACACTAAACTTTCCATtcctaccatttttttttttttgtttatcagCTTTATCCCCTTTTTTCACATTCTCTTCTCTATTCTCATTATACCCATTTCTCTATTTCATCAATTCTTCATAAAGCttcaacctttttattttcatctttcttggTTCAACACTTTCAGGCAGTCACAAAagcttcactttttttttttttttttaagaatactaattttttccttttcaaacaattaataCTAATTACCAATTAGCTAATCCCTTccccttttcctttcttgagtctatgaagttgaaaatcaaagtTGAGAATCAAATGGCCAATACACTTCCTTTGAGAAAACCATCATCATGGTGTATTgttctaactttttttctcctctgTTTGGGTTTTTGGGGGTTTAGGttcttctcctcttttttatttacttccATAGCTCTGATTATGTCCATGCTTTATTTCTCAATCTCCAAAAGGAACTCACTACCTATTCGGAAATTTgtacaagaagaagaagaagaagaagaagaagaagatcagAAACAACTGACCTTTTTTTCTGATCACTTGAAATCGTCGTCGGCGTCAGCTCCAACGATCGAAGACTTGCTGTCGGAAAGTGAATGTGCCGATGATAATTTCACGACCACCGAGGAATCTGAAGTGGAGTGGCCGTATTTTGACCATCGGTTCAATAAAACCAGAAACCCGCACCGGTCTGATGACGGTTCGATTTCCGACGAGGAAAGTTTGATTGAAATCGCTCTCCCGACTGGACATTACGTCAGCCGTAAGTTTGATGACGTCGACGAGGACGAGGACGACATATCGTTTCGTTACCAGAAACTGACGGATTTTCAAAGGAAGAATCTTGTGGAGGTGTTGGCTGAAATTAACGACATCAATGAGGAGGAAAATTTGATCGAAATCGACATATCAATGGGCTCCATTAAATATTCAAGGTTCGAAATTGaagcttaaaacaaaaatacccaaattaataacaataataataaaaaatgatatttactGTAAAttcgtttttcatttttcttttatgatctaaattagttttatttttgtgggTTTCATGTTGTTAATCACTGTTTACAGTTTTTG
This DNA window, taken from Cucumis sativus cultivar 9930 chromosome 6, Cucumber_9930_V3, whole genome shotgun sequence, encodes the following:
- the LOC105435780 gene encoding uncharacterized protein LOC105435780, which produces MKLKIKVENQMANTLPLRKPSSWCIVLTFFLLCLGFWGFRFFSSFLFTSIALIMSMLYFSISKRNSLPIRKFVQEEEEEEEEEDQKQLTFFSDHLKSSSASAPTIEDLLSESECADDNFTTTEESEVEWPYFDHRFNKTRNPHRSDDGSISDEESLIEIALPTGHYVSRKFDDVDEDEDDISFRYQKLTDFQRKNLVEVLAEINDINEEENLIEIDISMGSIKYSRFEIEA